In one window of Canis lupus baileyi chromosome 10, mCanLup2.hap1, whole genome shotgun sequence DNA:
- the TXN gene encoding thioredoxin, with amino-acid sequence MVKQIESKYAFQEALNSAGDKLVVVDFSATWCGPCKMIKPFFHSLSEKYSNVVFLEVDVDDCQDVASECEVKCMPTFQFFKKGQKVGEFSGANKEKLEATINELI; translated from the exons ATGGTGAAGCAGATCGAGAGCAAG tATGCTTTTCAGGAAGCCTTGAACAGTGCTGGGGATAAACTTGTAGTAGTTGACTTCTCAGCCACGTGGTGTGGACCTTGCAAAATGATCAAGCCTTTCTTTCAT tccCTCTCTGAGAAGTATTCTAACGTGGTGTTCCTTGAAGTAGACGTGGATGACTGTCAG GATGTTGCTTCAGAGTGTGAAGTCAAATGCATGCCGACCTTCCAGTTTTTTAAGAAGGGACAAAAG GTGGGTGAATTTTCCGGAGCTAATAAGGAAAAACTTGAAGCCACCATAAATGAATTAATCTAA